The Methyloferula stellata AR4 genome includes a window with the following:
- a CDS encoding DUF2778 domain-containing protein: MTYEICTPQDYPLEGRGRTFREFSRAVSGPACLILSVLLGSSFLYVRFAATNGNGDEKTAAPAQVAMQTGEAAPAAPPNPYGELLNPTFSLGAVPIPFAQSAPLRAGFDPARTAEAARTTVAATEKVIAAPVPEVPQFLQSVPVPMPRPSDLVAQSTTNASKPEGRQTAPSRTAAWSPQAAPADTRSIFAKLFGMGDQQPGPALAYANPEDGAVRSTPAAPSVAAQPAGAYDRYTAVYDITARTVYLPDGRRLEAHSGLGDRLDNPRYVNERMRGATPPHVYDLTLRESLFHGVQALRLTPIGDGDVYGRAGLLVHRYMLGPNGDSNGCVSVKDYEAFLQAYRNGEIRRLAVVARLN; this comes from the coding sequence ATGACATACGAGATCTGCACGCCGCAGGACTATCCCCTTGAGGGTCGCGGCCGTACATTTCGGGAGTTTTCCCGGGCCGTTTCCGGTCCCGCCTGCCTCATCCTCAGCGTATTGCTAGGGTCCAGCTTCCTTTATGTCCGCTTCGCCGCCACTAATGGTAATGGCGATGAGAAAACCGCAGCACCGGCGCAAGTCGCCATGCAGACGGGCGAAGCCGCGCCAGCCGCGCCCCCGAATCCTTACGGCGAGTTGCTCAACCCGACATTTTCTTTGGGCGCGGTGCCGATCCCCTTCGCGCAAAGCGCGCCGCTGAGAGCGGGATTCGACCCGGCACGGACGGCGGAGGCCGCGCGGACGACCGTCGCAGCGACGGAAAAAGTCATAGCTGCCCCCGTTCCGGAGGTTCCGCAGTTCCTTCAAAGCGTTCCAGTGCCGATGCCGCGCCCGTCCGATCTTGTGGCGCAATCCACGACTAATGCGTCGAAGCCTGAAGGCCGCCAGACCGCGCCAAGCAGGACAGCGGCTTGGTCGCCGCAGGCGGCACCCGCCGACACGCGCTCCATCTTCGCTAAACTCTTCGGCATGGGCGACCAGCAGCCCGGCCCGGCGCTTGCCTATGCCAACCCGGAAGACGGCGCCGTGCGTTCTACGCCCGCGGCGCCGAGCGTCGCGGCGCAACCGGCTGGGGCCTATGATCGCTATACGGCCGTCTACGATATCACCGCGCGCACCGTCTATCTGCCGGATGGGCGGAGGCTCGAAGCGCATTCCGGGCTCGGCGACCGCTTGGACAATCCGCGTTACGTGAACGAGCGTATGCGCGGCGCGACGCCGCCGCATGTCTATGATCTCACGCTCCGCGAGTCGCTTTTCCATGGCGTGCAGGCGCTGCGCCTGACGCCCATTGGCGATGGCGACGTCTATGGCCGCGCGGGCCTGCTGGTGCATCGCTATATGCTCGGCCCGAACGGCGATTCAAACGGCTGCGTCTCGGTCAAGGACTATGAGGCCTTTCTGCAGGCCTATCGAAATGGCGAGATCAGGCGTCTCGCCGTCGTCGCCCGCCTGAACTAA
- a CDS encoding nucleotidyltransferase family protein, with translation MPKRAMIFAAGLGTRMRPVTDTLPKPLVKVGGKPLIDHMLDRFAQAGVETAVVNVHHFADQIVSHLAKRTAPHIAISDERGKLLDQGGGIRKALPLLGTEPFFLCNTDAFWVGGTRDNLAMMAEHWAPDKMDILLLVAASAASIGVDWPGDFTMDPDARLERRKEREVAPFVYAGVGIIKPELFAGHDEDIFRLAPFFFDAAEKGRLYGQRLDGFWLHVGTPEAIVDAERCLLRAAM, from the coding sequence ATGCCAAAAAGAGCAATGATCTTCGCCGCCGGTCTCGGCACACGCATGCGGCCGGTGACGGACACTTTGCCGAAGCCGCTCGTTAAAGTCGGCGGCAAACCGCTGATCGACCATATGCTCGACCGATTCGCACAAGCCGGCGTCGAGACAGCCGTCGTCAATGTGCATCATTTCGCCGATCAGATTGTCAGCCATCTTGCGAAACGCACCGCGCCGCACATCGCGATTTCGGACGAGCGCGGCAAGCTCCTCGATCAGGGCGGTGGCATTCGCAAGGCTTTGCCCCTGCTCGGCACGGAGCCGTTTTTTCTGTGCAACACGGATGCCTTCTGGGTCGGCGGCACGCGCGACAATCTCGCGATGATGGCCGAGCATTGGGCGCCCGACAAAATGGACATTCTGTTGCTCGTCGCGGCCTCGGCAGCGAGCATAGGTGTCGATTGGCCGGGCGATTTCACGATGGACCCCGATGCGAGGCTCGAAAGGCGCAAGGAACGCGAGGTCGCGCCTTTCGTCTATGCGGGCGTCGGCATCATCAAGCCCGAGCTTTTCGCTGGGCATGACGAGGATATTTTCCGCCTCGCGCCCTTTTTTTTCGACGCCGCCGAGAAGGGCCGACTCTATGGTCAAAGATTAGACGGGTTTTGGCTGCATGTCGGCACGCCGGAGGCGATTGTCGATGCCGAGCGCTGTCTGCTGCGGGCGGCCATGTGA